The Collimonas fungivorans Ter331 genome has a segment encoding these proteins:
- a CDS encoding LysR family transcriptional regulator, with translation MGANRYIKLMPDMAVFVRVVETGSFSTAALELGMTPSAVSRQVSRLEQALSVRLLERTTRKLRLSESGSEAYQRCLEMVGAAKAAMEVADKFVAVPQGLLRVGMPKAFGKGVVTPLIASFLERYPQVDVQLILTDRHVDLINDDADLVIRITSQPADGLVARPLMSIDQVLCATPSYLAQHGTPKQPQDLCSHSCLYLGENPGDSDWHFMRQGETTIIKVRGRYIVNHSEARLDGVLQNLGIGCLPYFIVRNALEQGLVKAVLTDWEFIAAYQGTAFIQYLPTRYLAPKMRVFIDHLASHMEADLKPLDRRRLASDK, from the coding sequence ATGGGAGCTAATCGCTATATCAAGCTGATGCCGGACATGGCGGTGTTCGTCCGGGTAGTGGAAACCGGCAGTTTTTCGACTGCGGCTCTGGAACTTGGCATGACGCCTTCGGCTGTCAGCCGCCAAGTGTCGCGTTTGGAGCAGGCATTATCCGTCAGATTGCTGGAACGCACCACCCGCAAGCTGCGCCTGAGCGAATCCGGCAGTGAAGCCTACCAGCGCTGCCTGGAAATGGTGGGCGCGGCCAAGGCGGCGATGGAAGTCGCCGACAAGTTCGTGGCGGTGCCGCAGGGCCTGCTGCGGGTCGGCATGCCAAAAGCCTTCGGCAAGGGCGTGGTGACGCCGCTGATCGCCAGTTTCCTCGAAAGATACCCGCAGGTCGATGTTCAGCTGATACTTACCGACCGCCACGTCGACCTGATCAACGACGATGCCGACCTGGTGATCCGCATCACCAGCCAGCCGGCCGACGGCCTGGTGGCGCGGCCGCTGATGTCGATCGACCAGGTGCTGTGCGCCACCCCCAGCTACCTGGCCCAGCACGGCACGCCGAAACAGCCGCAAGACCTGTGCAGCCACAGTTGTCTCTATCTAGGCGAAAATCCAGGCGACTCCGACTGGCACTTCATGCGCCAGGGCGAAACCACCATCATCAAGGTGCGCGGCCGTTATATCGTCAACCACAGCGAAGCGCGCCTGGATGGCGTGCTGCAAAACCTGGGCATCGGCTGCCTGCCCTACTTCATCGTGCGCAACGCCCTTGAGCAGGGGCTGGTCAAAGCCGTGCTCACCGACTGGGAATTCATCGCCGCCTACCAGGGCACGGCCTTCATACAGTATTTGCCGACACGCTACCTGGCGCCCAAGATGCGCGTCTTCATCGACCATCTGGCGTCGCACATGGAAGCCGACCTGAAACCGCTGGACCGGCGGCGCCTGGCGTCCGACAAATGA
- a CDS encoding calcium:proton antiporter gives MKISPALPIWSIAAPVVGWLLLGGASFNLGGVYTILLVAGLLGSVLAAVYHAEVVAHRVGEPYGTLVLALAVTLIEVALIVSLMLAGGEETTGLARDTVFAAIMIILNGIVGICLLVGASHHKEQSFGQLGVSASLATLAAIAVLTLVLPNYTSTAVGPFYSASQLAFIAVISLILYGTFVLVQTVRHRDYFLPAEAVNDEDAHAAPPTVKVAAISGGLLLVCLGAVVLLAKSLAPALETAVASVGAPKTLVGIIIAAVVLLPEGLAAVRAARANRLQTSLNLALGSALASIGLTIPAVAIVSLTTGWTLSLGLDVKSTVLLLLSFIVATLSLGTGRTTVMQGTVHLVIFAVYLFTTIVP, from the coding sequence ATGAAAATTTCTCCTGCACTCCCCATATGGTCCATCGCGGCTCCGGTCGTCGGCTGGCTCTTGCTCGGCGGCGCGAGCTTTAATCTCGGCGGCGTTTATACGATATTGCTGGTGGCAGGCCTGCTCGGCAGCGTGCTGGCGGCGGTGTATCACGCCGAAGTGGTTGCGCACCGGGTCGGCGAACCGTACGGCACGCTGGTGCTGGCGCTGGCGGTGACCCTGATCGAAGTGGCGCTGATCGTCTCGCTGATGCTGGCCGGCGGCGAAGAAACCACGGGGCTGGCGCGCGACACCGTGTTTGCCGCCATCATGATCATCCTCAACGGCATTGTCGGCATCTGCCTGCTGGTCGGCGCCAGCCACCACAAGGAACAGAGCTTCGGCCAGCTGGGCGTCAGCGCTTCGCTGGCGACGCTGGCGGCGATCGCGGTGCTGACGCTGGTGCTGCCCAACTACACCTCGACGGCAGTCGGTCCGTTCTACAGCGCCAGCCAGCTGGCGTTCATCGCCGTCATCTCGTTGATACTGTACGGCACCTTCGTGCTGGTGCAGACCGTGCGCCACCGCGACTACTTTTTACCGGCGGAAGCAGTCAACGACGAAGACGCCCACGCAGCGCCGCCGACGGTCAAGGTGGCGGCGATCAGCGGCGGGCTGCTGCTGGTTTGCCTGGGAGCGGTAGTGCTGCTGGCGAAATCGCTGGCGCCGGCCCTGGAAACCGCGGTGGCCAGCGTCGGCGCGCCCAAGACCCTGGTCGGCATCATCATTGCCGCGGTGGTGCTGCTGCCGGAAGGGCTGGCCGCGGTGCGGGCCGCGCGCGCCAACCGCCTGCAGACCAGCCTCAACCTGGCGCTCGGGTCGGCGCTGGCCAGCATCGGCCTGACCATTCCGGCGGTGGCCATCGTCTCGCTCACCACCGGCTGGACCTTGTCGCTCGGCCTGGACGTCAAATCGACCGTGCTGTTGCTGCTGTCGTTCATCGTCGCCACGCTGTCGCTAGGCACTGGCCGCACCACGGTCATGCAAGGCACGGTGCACCTGGTGATTTTTGCGGTCTACCTGTTTACCACTATCGTTCCTTGA
- a CDS encoding argininosuccinate synthase-related protein: MIQPLKRIRSIDDLKLVAAHCEHVLTLFSGGLDSTYALKCLVDSGCRVTALTVDLGEGINAADLQQITAHFGAELLVIDGQQAFAEDAVLPAIRANARYMGIYPISSSLSRPIIARFAVETALRLGCNAIVHTANQSQNTLRRLNGAIAQLGYAGYYGTPYEYTAISREEKIEALRAAGLPHFQARGISGDANLWCREFESGSLDNPESFWVPESLFDWTAAVDPAPVSSELSIRFDGGRPVAIDGEVLPLVELIAHLNRRVGAFGIGRYCGLEHLEQGEKVLEVREAPAAMVLLEAYRHLETAVLDAELLREKLHMEQLWVREAIEGRWFTPLRAATDRFIQETVQYVSGTVNYRLRAGAADVCAIRADAPLYLTDRDSWEKDIAAQRSSRQLSLPTNSVLDASKLLAEEN; this comes from the coding sequence ATGATTCAGCCGCTAAAAAGAATACGCAGCATCGACGACCTGAAACTGGTTGCGGCTCACTGCGAGCATGTCCTGACTTTGTTCAGTGGTGGACTGGATAGTACTTATGCCTTGAAGTGCCTGGTCGACAGCGGTTGCCGCGTGACGGCGCTGACGGTAGACCTGGGCGAGGGCATCAACGCCGCCGACCTGCAGCAGATCACCGCGCACTTCGGCGCCGAGCTGCTGGTGATCGACGGCCAGCAAGCGTTCGCCGAAGATGCCGTACTGCCGGCGATCCGCGCCAATGCCCGCTACATGGGCATCTATCCGATCAGCTCGTCCCTGTCGCGCCCGATCATCGCCCGCTTCGCGGTCGAAACCGCCTTGCGCCTCGGCTGCAACGCCATCGTCCATACCGCCAACCAGTCGCAGAACACCCTGCGCCGGCTGAACGGCGCGATTGCGCAACTTGGCTACGCCGGTTATTACGGCACGCCTTACGAATACACTGCGATTTCCCGCGAAGAAAAAATCGAAGCCTTGCGCGCAGCCGGCCTGCCGCACTTCCAGGCGCGCGGCATCAGCGGCGACGCCAACCTGTGGTGCCGCGAATTCGAATCCGGTTCGCTCGACAATCCGGAATCGTTTTGGGTGCCGGAATCGTTGTTTGACTGGACTGCCGCGGTCGATCCGGCGCCTGTCAGCAGCGAGCTGTCGATCAGGTTCGACGGCGGCCGCCCGGTCGCCATCGACGGCGAGGTCCTGCCGCTGGTGGAACTGATCGCACACCTGAACCGCCGCGTCGGCGCCTTCGGCATCGGCCGTTATTGCGGCTTGGAACATCTGGAGCAGGGCGAGAAGGTGCTGGAAGTACGCGAAGCGCCGGCCGCCATGGTGTTGCTGGAAGCATACCGGCACCTGGAAACCGCGGTGCTGGACGCCGAACTGCTGCGCGAAAAACTGCACATGGAACAATTGTGGGTGCGGGAAGCCATCGAAGGGCGCTGGTTCACGCCTTTGCGCGCCGCAACCGATCGCTTCATCCAGGAAACCGTGCAATATGTCAGCGGCACCGTCAACTACCGCTTGCGCGCCGGCGCTGCCGATGTCTGCGCGATCCGCGCCGATGCGCCGCTATACCTGACCGACCGCGACAGCTGGGAAAAGGATATTGCCGCGCAGCGCTCCAGCCGGCAGCTTTCTTTGCCGACGAATTCCGTGCTGGAT
- the dapA gene encoding 4-hydroxy-tetrahydrodipicolinate synthase, which produces MSIFEGIWVPLVTPFRQGKLDLYGAQQLALNLSAAGVHGLVVCGTTGEAATLSEHEQEKMLCGVMEAVQERCPVAMGISGSDTRAVTEKIERLNALRPAAFLVSAPSYVRPSQEGIRLHFEALAAVAESPLILYNIPARTGVNIDVAIVSALEQHANIVAIKESSGNLGQTMELINRTDLRILCGDDALLFNTLCLGGHGAISAAAHIRPDLFVHLFELVRAAQLGSARALFKQLLPMIQLLFSEPNPGPVKAALAMQGQIQDELRLPMTRMSAAGRVKLARALEKLMTVPVAGKNAQPESAVRGKSRLLGLVR; this is translated from the coding sequence ATGTCCATCTTTGAAGGTATCTGGGTTCCTCTCGTCACGCCTTTCCGGCAGGGCAAACTCGATCTCTACGGCGCCCAGCAACTGGCCTTGAATCTGTCCGCCGCCGGCGTGCACGGCCTGGTGGTGTGCGGCACCACCGGCGAGGCCGCGACCTTGAGCGAGCACGAGCAAGAAAAAATGTTGTGCGGCGTAATGGAAGCGGTGCAAGAGCGCTGCCCGGTGGCGATGGGCATCAGCGGCAGCGACACGCGCGCGGTCACGGAAAAAATCGAGCGTTTGAACGCCTTGCGTCCGGCCGCTTTCCTGGTCTCGGCGCCGTCCTACGTGCGGCCTTCGCAGGAAGGCATACGTTTGCATTTCGAAGCGCTGGCCGCAGTCGCTGAAAGTCCGCTGATCCTGTACAACATCCCGGCCCGGACCGGCGTCAATATCGATGTCGCTATCGTGAGTGCATTGGAACAGCACGCCAATATCGTCGCGATCAAGGAAAGCAGCGGCAACCTGGGACAAACCATGGAACTGATCAACCGCACCGACCTGCGCATCCTGTGCGGCGACGATGCTTTGCTGTTCAATACGCTGTGCCTGGGCGGACATGGCGCCATTTCCGCCGCCGCCCACATACGGCCGGACCTGTTTGTGCATTTGTTCGAACTGGTGCGCGCCGCACAGCTCGGTTCGGCGCGCGCCCTGTTCAAGCAGCTGCTGCCGATGATCCAGCTGCTGTTCTCGGAACCGAATCCCGGTCCGGTGAAGGCAGCGCTGGCCATGCAGGGGCAGATACAGGACGAACTGCGCCTGCCGATGACAAGGATGTCGGCGGCGGGCCGGGTCAAGCTGGCCAGGGCGCTGGAAAAATTGATGACGGTGCCGGTTGCAGGAAAAAACGCACAGCCGGAATCGGCCGTGCGCGGCAAATCCCGGCTGCTGGGGCTGGTGCGATGA
- a CDS encoding SgcJ/EcaC family oxidoreductase, protein MKKILVITALLISTTVYAKDVETPRVYREVAAAPTNSREAEVAALFDRWNAALATGNADQVTKLYAADAVLEPTVSNEVRTTPAEIKSYFVKFLQMKPQGTINYRQIRFLGDNAALDTGVYTFNLTKDGKAKKVHARYTYVYKKVDSEWKILNHHSSTMPELVDD, encoded by the coding sequence ATGAAAAAAATCTTAGTAATCACAGCACTGCTTATCAGTACCACCGTATACGCAAAAGATGTCGAGACGCCAAGGGTCTACCGCGAAGTTGCTGCGGCGCCGACGAATTCTCGCGAAGCCGAAGTTGCCGCGCTGTTCGATCGATGGAATGCGGCTCTTGCCACTGGCAACGCCGATCAGGTTACCAAGCTGTACGCAGCCGACGCTGTATTGGAACCGACTGTATCAAACGAGGTTCGGACTACGCCTGCCGAGATAAAGAGTTATTTCGTAAAGTTCTTGCAGATGAAACCGCAAGGGACAATCAATTATCGGCAAATCCGTTTCCTCGGCGATAACGCCGCACTCGACACCGGGGTATATACATTCAACCTGACGAAAGACGGCAAGGCTAAAAAAGTCCACGCGCGTTATACCTACGTATATAAGAAGGTCGACAGTGAGTGGAAGATCTTAAATCATCATTCGTCTACGATGCCGGAATTGGTGGATGACTGA
- a CDS encoding helix-turn-helix transcriptional regulator, whose protein sequence is MKTPADQSDTPPNARTARVQYRHAEGSATRLRLLADAGGALAVDGNQAAALAIILGKALELLSVEDGVLLFMKDDGLHVYAGRGPVPPVGARLAVNGALRTLLQNRQLPLVRQDVQSSLRIGREKTVGLEVLIPLCFGGKNVGALALISARQVPSPHADDLATLQVLGTMLAMALLVTSKPAARIAGNKAAELKTLTARELQVFSLMPRGMTNAAMAEQLGIATGTVKIHVERILHKLDLRDRTQAAVCAADYGLDA, encoded by the coding sequence ATGAAGACACCTGCTGACCAATCCGATACGCCTCCGAATGCCAGGACCGCGCGCGTGCAGTATCGCCATGCAGAAGGCAGCGCCACGCGGTTGCGTTTATTGGCCGATGCTGGCGGGGCGCTCGCTGTGGACGGCAATCAGGCAGCAGCTCTCGCGATAATTCTCGGTAAAGCGCTTGAATTGTTGTCGGTGGAAGACGGCGTATTGCTCTTTATGAAGGACGACGGATTGCACGTTTATGCCGGGCGAGGTCCGGTGCCTCCTGTCGGCGCTCGCCTGGCAGTCAATGGGGCATTGCGTACCCTGTTACAGAATAGGCAGTTGCCGCTGGTCCGACAGGATGTACAGAGCAGCTTGCGAATCGGCCGCGAAAAGACGGTGGGGCTGGAAGTATTGATACCACTATGCTTTGGCGGCAAGAACGTAGGAGCGCTAGCGTTGATCAGCGCACGTCAGGTACCTTCGCCGCATGCCGACGATCTCGCTACGCTGCAAGTCCTCGGCACCATGCTAGCGATGGCTCTGCTTGTGACAAGCAAGCCTGCGGCTCGTATTGCAGGAAACAAGGCGGCCGAGCTGAAAACGCTTACGGCGCGCGAACTGCAGGTTTTTTCGTTGATGCCTCGCGGCATGACCAATGCTGCGATGGCGGAACAACTCGGCATTGCCACCGGCACCGTCAAGATCCACGTCGAGCGTATCCTGCACAAGCTTGATCTCAGGGATCGCACCCAAGCCGCCGTCTGCGCAGCGGACTATGGACTCGACGCATGA
- a CDS encoding ATP-binding protein: MRKFYRRWKDWSLALKSGAIIASSLIMLLGSVITSYKLEQQTADSTAEMRRTLKVQSDIQSLHTLIAEAATGVRGFLLTDRDDFLAPYNAAVAQLPVTIAALQANVRDPVQVARLGRVLSLIQQKLASLDVLRNLEGATPDDLRTQLLAGKKILDELRTQIGAMTVRESELVEQRTAAVQDALHRNLLMNLATILVGIIGASAMLMFMMRVVRRVRFAADNAERLARGMQLETTDAAADELGQLAERLHKASLLLADRAAAAQAASQAKTEFLSRTSHELRTPLNAILGFAQLLEDDQANIRASENAAQITRAGRHLLTLINEVLDIARIEAGKFSIQVQPIQLASLLAEALTLVAPLAAQRKIHLDQLVCPEQLAVLADRQRLMQVLLNLLSNAIKYNSPNGQVRIQVAAYGDTVSVAIEDDGPGLSADLTERLFTPFDRLGAERGTSEGAGLGLAVSKSLMQAMHGDIIADSVQGKGTVFTLSLPHSVLPAQAVPVVTVGTPAVHPLEPTTTRTVLCIEHDASNRALIETLAARRPHWRLYTASTGQEGLQLARQCLPDVLLVDILLPDLSGEALLRAISGDAALAQVPVVILNGDKDSAAISLLNDSAIAGYLAKPLNLQQFFKLLDWIIQ; the protein is encoded by the coding sequence ATGAGAAAATTTTACCGACGCTGGAAAGATTGGTCGCTTGCGTTAAAAAGCGGTGCAATCATCGCTTCGTCACTCATCATGTTGCTAGGTTCAGTGATCACCAGCTACAAACTTGAACAACAAACTGCCGACTCGACTGCAGAGATGCGCCGCACGCTGAAAGTGCAATCCGATATCCAATCACTCCACACACTAATTGCTGAAGCTGCGACCGGGGTAAGGGGTTTCCTGCTGACAGACCGGGACGATTTCCTGGCGCCATACAATGCGGCCGTGGCACAACTTCCGGTGACCATTGCGGCATTGCAGGCGAACGTGCGTGATCCGGTTCAAGTGGCGCGTCTGGGACGCGTGCTATCTTTGATACAACAAAAACTTGCCAGCCTGGACGTGCTGCGGAACCTGGAGGGCGCAACTCCTGATGATTTGCGCACCCAGTTGTTGGCTGGCAAAAAAATTCTCGATGAATTGCGTACACAGATTGGCGCGATGACTGTGCGTGAATCGGAGTTGGTAGAACAGCGCACTGCTGCCGTTCAGGATGCGCTGCATCGCAACCTGCTGATGAATCTGGCGACTATTCTGGTCGGTATCATCGGCGCGAGCGCCATGTTGATGTTCATGATGCGCGTGGTGCGGCGGGTGCGGTTCGCTGCAGACAATGCAGAACGACTGGCGCGCGGCATGCAGCTTGAGACGACCGACGCTGCAGCCGACGAACTTGGACAACTTGCCGAGCGCCTGCATAAAGCCAGCCTGCTGCTGGCCGACCGTGCCGCCGCGGCGCAGGCTGCAAGCCAGGCAAAAACTGAATTTTTGTCCCGCACCAGCCATGAACTGCGGACTCCACTTAATGCCATTCTGGGTTTCGCGCAATTGCTGGAGGACGATCAAGCCAATATCCGCGCCAGCGAGAATGCAGCACAAATCACTCGAGCCGGCCGGCATTTGCTGACACTGATCAATGAAGTGTTGGACATTGCTCGCATCGAGGCCGGTAAATTCTCCATCCAAGTACAGCCGATTCAGCTTGCGTCCTTATTAGCGGAGGCACTCACTTTGGTTGCGCCGCTCGCCGCTCAGCGTAAGATTCATTTAGATCAGCTTGTATGCCCTGAGCAGCTGGCCGTGCTGGCAGATCGCCAACGCCTGATGCAAGTATTATTGAACCTGTTGTCCAATGCAATCAAGTACAACTCGCCAAATGGGCAGGTACGCATTCAAGTTGCTGCATATGGCGATACGGTTAGTGTCGCCATAGAGGACGATGGTCCAGGGCTTTCCGCCGATTTGACGGAGCGCCTGTTTACACCGTTCGACCGCCTGGGGGCGGAGCGGGGAACTAGCGAAGGTGCTGGATTGGGCTTGGCGGTTTCGAAAAGCCTGATGCAAGCGATGCACGGTGACATCATTGCCGATAGCGTCCAGGGAAAAGGAACCGTATTTACACTTAGCTTGCCTCATTCGGTACTGCCCGCACAAGCGGTACCTGTGGTTACAGTAGGAACGCCTGCCGTTCATCCCCTGGAACCAACCACTACGCGTACCGTGCTATGCATAGAACACGATGCGTCCAACCGGGCATTGATCGAGACATTGGCAGCACGGCGGCCGCATTGGCGCCTGTACACGGCGAGTACCGGCCAGGAAGGCTTGCAGCTTGCGCGGCAATGTTTGCCGGACGTGCTGCTGGTGGATATTCTTTTGCCGGATTTGAGCGGAGAGGCGTTATTGCGCGCGATAAGCGGCGACGCAGCCCTGGCGCAGGTTCCTGTAGTGATCCTAAACGGAGACAAGGATTCAGCGGCGATCTCGCTGCTGAACGATAGCGCTATTGCAGGCTACCTGGCCAAACCGCTTAATCTGCAACAATTCTTTAAACTGCTCGATTGGATTATCCAATGA
- a CDS encoding response regulator: protein MNEDDLLSSRVLIIDDQPANLRLLEDLLTREGLTHVVSTTNAQKALDLYAAFDPDLIILDLMMPELDGYAVLEQLKRRGDPYDYRPVLVVTADATMEARRRALSLGAKDFLTKPFDTIEAMLRVWNLLETRALYRRLQVLSPGESLAPIRFQSRPLAEGSISRRLEGTETDSDHK, encoded by the coding sequence ATGAATGAAGACGATTTACTTTCTTCGCGCGTGCTCATCATTGATGATCAGCCTGCGAACCTGCGGCTGCTGGAAGACTTGCTCACGCGGGAAGGCTTGACCCACGTCGTCAGCACGACCAATGCGCAAAAGGCGTTGGATCTATATGCTGCGTTCGATCCCGACTTGATCATATTGGATCTGATGATGCCGGAGCTTGACGGCTACGCCGTGCTTGAACAGTTGAAGCGCCGCGGCGATCCATACGACTATCGTCCTGTGTTGGTTGTCACCGCGGACGCAACGATGGAAGCGAGGCGCCGTGCGTTGTCGCTGGGGGCAAAAGATTTCCTGACCAAACCTTTCGATACCATCGAGGCGATGCTGCGCGTGTGGAATCTCCTTGAGACCCGCGCGCTATACAGGCGGCTGCAAGTGTTGTCGCCGGGTGAATCTCTAGCTCCGATCAGGTTTCAGAGCCGCCCGCTTGCAGAAGGCAGTATCAGTCGCCGGCTCGAAGGAACGGAAACAGATTCCGATCATAAATAA
- the urtA gene encoding urea ABC transporter substrate-binding protein — translation MSRRTVLKATALGAFALAASAWLPSAFAADTIKVGILHSLSGTMAISETSLKDVALMAIEEINANGGVMGKKLEPVVVDPASNWPLFAEKARQLISQDKVSVVFGCWTSVSRKSVLPVFKELNSLLFYPVQYEGEELEKNVFYTGAAPNQQAIPATEYLMSKEGGGAKRFVLLGTDYVYPRTTNKILRSFLHSKGVKDADIDEVYTPFGHSDYQTIVANIKKFSAGGKTAVISTINGDSNVPFYKELGNAGLKATDVPVVAFSVGEEELRGVDAKPLVGHLAAWNYFESVKNPVNTAFIKKWKAYAVAKKLPNASTVVTNDPMEATYVGIYMWKQAVEKAKSTDTDKVIAAMSGQKFKAPSGYELEMDATNHHLHKPVMIGEIKADGQFNVVNKTKTTIRAQPWSPYIPGNEGKQKL, via the coding sequence ATGTCACGTCGCACCGTTCTGAAAGCTACCGCACTCGGCGCTTTCGCCTTGGCCGCCAGCGCATGGCTGCCGTCTGCCTTTGCCGCGGACACCATCAAGGTCGGCATCCTGCATTCATTATCGGGCACCATGGCTATCTCCGAAACTTCGCTCAAGGATGTAGCCTTGATGGCGATCGAAGAGATCAATGCCAACGGCGGCGTGATGGGCAAGAAACTGGAACCGGTGGTGGTCGATCCGGCCTCCAACTGGCCGCTGTTTGCGGAAAAGGCGCGCCAGCTGATTTCGCAGGACAAGGTATCGGTAGTGTTCGGCTGCTGGACTTCGGTCTCGCGCAAATCGGTGCTGCCGGTATTCAAGGAGCTCAACAGCCTGTTGTTCTATCCGGTGCAGTATGAAGGCGAAGAACTGGAAAAGAACGTGTTCTACACCGGCGCCGCGCCTAACCAGCAAGCGATCCCGGCGACTGAATACCTGATGTCGAAAGAAGGCGGCGGCGCCAAGCGCTTCGTGCTGCTGGGCACCGACTACGTGTATCCGCGCACCACCAACAAGATCCTGCGCTCCTTCCTGCACAGCAAGGGCGTGAAAGATGCGGATATCGACGAAGTTTACACACCGTTCGGTCACTCCGATTACCAGACCATCGTCGCCAACATCAAGAAGTTCTCCGCCGGCGGCAAGACCGCGGTGATCTCGACCATCAACGGCGATTCCAACGTGCCGTTCTACAAGGAACTAGGCAACGCCGGCCTGAAGGCAACCGATGTGCCGGTGGTAGCGTTCTCGGTGGGTGAAGAAGAATTGCGCGGTGTCGACGCCAAGCCGCTGGTGGGTCACCTGGCTGCATGGAATTATTTCGAGTCGGTGAAGAACCCGGTCAACACTGCTTTCATCAAGAAATGGAAAGCCTACGCCGTCGCCAAGAAATTGCCGAACGCCAGCACCGTGGTCACCAACGATCCGATGGAAGCGACCTATGTCGGCATCTATATGTGGAAACAGGCTGTGGAAAAAGCCAAGTCGACAGACACCGATAAAGTCATCGCCGCCATGTCCGGCCAAAAGTTCAAGGCGCCGTCCGGCTATGAACTGGAAATGGACGCAACCAACCACCACCTGCACAAACCGGTAATGATCGGCGAAATCAAGGCTGACGGACAGTTCAACGTCGTCAACAAAACCAAGACCACGATCCGTGCGCAGCCTTGGAGTCCGTATATCCCGGGTAATGAAGGCAAGCAGAAGCTGTAA